The following proteins come from a genomic window of Pelmatolapia mariae isolate MD_Pm_ZW linkage group LG17, Pm_UMD_F_2, whole genome shotgun sequence:
- the tulp3 gene encoding tubby-related protein 3 isoform X2, giving the protein MSYYSIRPSSSASFSSNTTASGVENDSSSLMQQKLEKQRALLEQKQRQKRQQHLMVQPNTEVRPRRSRARRGEEQAPLVESQLNVTNDVIIDGIDGPAAFLSSEPPDIGMKIQILSVSQSQSQSQPESQSQSPAAEEPERDGDTETLLEPKTDIHELLQKQGLCESMNFDEASEHEEDLEEERTRSRSSHTDSNRPASATSGKDIPDLVTPGSPTAENLLADVANLEEFVLRPAPRGVTVKCRITRDKKGMDRGLYPTYYMHMEKEDCKKVFLLAGRKRKKSKTSNYLISVDATDLSREGESFIGKLRSNLMGTKFTVYDNGTNPCKNPGALLEESNTRQELAAICYETNVLGFKGPRKMTVIIPGMNMNFERLPVRPQNEQESLLSRWQNHSLENLIELHNKAPVWNDDTQSYVLNFHGRVTQASVKNFQIVHDNDPDYIVMQFGRVAEDVFTLDYNYPMCALQAFAIGLSSFDSKLACE; this is encoded by the exons ACCTTCCAGTTCTGCCAGCTTCTCGTCTAACACAACAGCCAG TGGTGTTGAAAATGACAGCAGCAGTCTTATGCAACAGAAGCTGGAAAAACAG AGGGCACTGCTGGAGCAGAAGCAGCGGCAAAAACGTCAGCAACATTTGATGGTCCAGCCCAACACAGAGGTTCGCCCCCGGCGTTCCAGGGCACGGCGTGGTGAAGAGCAAGCCCCGCTAGTCGAATCTCAACTCAATGTCACCAATGATGTCATAATAGATG GTATTGATGGCCCAGCAGCCTTCCTGAGCTCAGAACCTCCTGATATAGGAATGAAAATTCAAATCCTGTCAGTGAGCCAGTCCCAGTCTCAGTCCCAGCCTGAGTCTCAGTCCCAATCCCCTGCTGCTGAAGAGCCTGAGAGAGACGGAGACACTGAGACGCTGCTGGAGCCCAAGACAGATATCCACGAACTGCTCCAGAAGCAAG GTCTCTGCGAAAGCATGAACTTTGATGAAGCCAGTGAGCACGAGGAAGACTTGGAGGAAGAACGGACCCGTTCTCGGTCCTCTCACACAGACAGCAACAGGCCTGCCTCAGCTACTAGTGGCAAGGACATTCCT GATCTGGTTACCCCAGGATCACCCACAGCGGAAAACTTACTAGCCGATGTGGCGAATCTGGAGGAGTTTGTGTTACGCCCAGCACCACGTGGCGTCACAGTCAAATGCCGAATCACCCGTGACAAGAAGGGTATGGACCGCGGCCTCTACCCCACTTACTACATGCACATGGAGAAAGAGGATTGCAAGAAG GTGTTTCTGCTGGCaggaagaaagaggaagaagagtaaGACATCCAACTACCTTATTTCAGTGGATGCTACCGACCTGTCACGAGAGGGAGAGAGCTTTATAGGTAAACTCAG ATCCAACCTCATGGGCACTAAATTCACAGTGTACGACAACGGGACCAATCCGTGTAAAAACCCCGGGGCTCTGCTGGAAGAAAGCAACACACGACAGGAACTGGCTGCCATCTGCTAT GAAACCAATGTGCTGGGATTCAAAGGACCACGCAAAATGACTGTAATCATCCCTGGCATGAACATGAACTTTGAGAGGCTCCCTGTAAGGCCCCAAAAT GAGCAGGAGAGTCTCCTGAGCAGGTGGCAAAACCATTCGCTTGAAAATCTGATCGAGCTGCACAACAAGGCACCCGTATGGAACGATGACACCCAGTCTTATGTGCTAAATTTCCATGGCCGTGTGACTCAGGCATCAGTCAAAAACTTCCAAATAGTTCATGATAATGACC CCGACTACATTGTTATGCAGTTTGGTAGAGTTGCTGAAGACGTCTTCACTCTGGACTACAACTATCCCATGTGCGCTCTTCAGGCGTTTGCCATTGGCCTGTCGAGCTTCGACAGCAAGCTGGCCTGTGAATAG
- the LOC134615916 gene encoding protein mono-ADP-ribosyltransferase TIPARP-like produces MAGLSSTRSTKRKLSASAKAAEPVSRSSKVTFLSPSLLLLEIPSDADTSLPVWKALRAEQADITWTVKPYGLSINITPLTSKKGKHSAPSKSESSSSMPITHTQQHVASQSSSCVLLTFPQNTQSVSHPLSPIPATSLIVSLPVIIAQAQHTSQPTAPVNKGSISSTQTPSGTPTKQTTETPSKVPVSFHTKGCSTIQICDDFLLGLCSAGEKCKMHHTPYPFHWQLWCVANRQWVDISPSSQVLLERMYCDVNKDAICLKNGNARYTLKFDSMELDDSSVYDGVRRLSNTNSKIKNPHFASQSKIYWWNISWQEYNTSVAATLLKKMSEKESECFFSVGSQKYKVDFTTMTQTNVATGFQRGVRCRPAYHSLDSMKPYLQTGVLPDSAEPDSNPPEANFSVDPLEEFSSWYPPAWCWASEQDYSLVDVPTGTPAYKRVQEFFNESMPETKVDIISIQQVQNLFHWDKYQRQKLYMQKQHGKATGSLERHLFHGTTKEASEEICTSNFDPRVAGVNGASHGHGTYFATAASLSHMFSAQFGPDEVCHMFLAKVLVGKVTVGKSHYRRPPKLTFKKKQHRLYDACVDNVNLPTMFVVFDSCQCYPYYLIKYKNLPKEIDI; encoded by the exons ATGGCTGGACTTTCATCCACCAGATCAACAAAGAGAAAGTTGTCTGCTAGTGCTAAGGCTGCAGAACCTGTGTCCAGGTCCTCCAAAGTCACCTTTCTGAGCCCGTCTCTCCTCCTCTTGGAAATCCCTTCTGACGCCGACACCAGCCTCCCAGTGTGGAAGGCATTGAGAGCCGAGCAGGCTGACATCACCTGGACCGTCAAGCCCTATGGCCTCAGCATTAATATAACACCTCTGACCTCTAAGAAAGGAAAGCATTCTGCTCCCAGCAAGAGTGAAAGCTCTTCCAGCATG CCCATCACTCACACTCAGCAGCATGTTGCATCGCAGAGCAGCTCCTGTGTGCTGCTTACCTTCCCCCAAAACACACAGTCTGTGTCACACCCTCTAAGTCCTATTCCAGCCACTTCACTTATTGTCTCCTTGCCGGTCATTATCGCCCAGGCCCAGCATACCAGTCAGCCTACTGCTCCTGTCAACAAAGGGTCCATATCCTCCACCCAAACGCCAAGTGGAACCCCTACCAAGCAAACCACCGAAACCCCATCTAAAGTGCCTGTCTCATTTCACACAAAAGGCTGCTCCACCATCCAAATCTGTGACGACTTCCTCCTTGGTTTGTGTTCTGCAGGGGAGAAGTGTAAGATGCACCACACTCCCTATCCCTTTCACTGGCAGCTGTGGTGTGTTGCCAACCGCCAGTGGGTGGACATTTCTCCTAGCTCTCAGGTCTTGCTGGAGAGGATGTACTGCGACGTCAATAAGGATGCCATTTGCCTCAAAAATGG GAATGCACGCTACACTTTGAAATTTGACTCAATGGAACTGGATGACTCTTCCGTGTATGATGGAGTCAGGCGACTATCTAACACTAACAGTAAGATCAAGAACCCTCATTTTGCCAGCCAATCGAAAATCTACTGGTGGAACATCAGTTGGCAAGAGTACAACACG AGCGTGGCCGCTACATTGCTAAAAAAGATGAGCGAGAAGGAGTCAGAGTGTTTCTTCAGTGTCGGCTCACAGAAGTATAAGGTGGACTTCACTACCATGACCCAGACCAACGTCGCCACAGGGTTCCAGAGAGGCGTTCGCTGCAGACCCGCCTACCACTCTCTGGATTCTATGAAACCTTACTTGCA GACAGGAGTCCTGCCTGACTCAGCGGAACCTGACAGTAATCCTCCTGAGGCCAACTTTAGTGTAGATCCTCTGGAGGAGTTCAGTTCCTGGTACCCTCCGGCGTGGTGTTGGGCTTCAGAGCAGGATTACAGTCTAGTGGATGTTCCTACAGGCACTCCGGCCTATAAACGGGTTCAAGAATTCTTCAATGAGAGCATGCCTGAGACAAAGGTGGACATCATCAGCATCCAGCAGGTCCAGAACCTATTCCACTGGGACAAGTACCAAAG GCAAAAGCTATACATGCAGAAGCAGCATGGAAAGGCCACCGGGAGTTTAGAGCGACATCTCTTCCATGGGACCACCAAAGAGGCCTCAGAGGAGATCTGCACCAGCAACTTTGACCCTCGAGTGGCCGGGGTTAACGGAGCTTCCCACGGTCATGGCACATACTTTGCCACCGCTGCCTCCCTCTCCCACATGTTCTCAGCCCAGTTCGGGCCAGATGAAGTTTGCCACATGTTCCTTGCCAAAGTCCTGGTGGGAAAGGTAACTGTGGGTAAGAGCCACTACCGCCGTCCACCCAAGCTCACCTTCAAGAAGAAGCAGCATCGTCTGTATGACGCCTGTGTTGACAACGTGAACCTTCCCaccatgtttgttgtttttgataGCTGTCAGTGCTACCCATACTACCTAATCAAATATAAAAACCTACCCAAAGAGATAGACATTTAA
- the tulp3 gene encoding tubby-related protein 3 isoform X4, with protein MYERALLEQKQRQKRQQHLMVQPNTEVRPRRSRARRGEEQAPLVESQLNVTNDVIIDGIDGPAAFLSSEPPDIGMKIQILSVSQSQSQSQPESQSQSPAAEEPERDGDTETLLEPKTDIHELLQKQGLCESMNFDEASEHEEDLEEERTRSRSSHTDSNRPASATSGKDIPDLVTPGSPTAENLLADVANLEEFVLRPAPRGVTVKCRITRDKKGMDRGLYPTYYMHMEKEDCKKVFLLAGRKRKKSKTSNYLISVDATDLSREGESFIGKLRSNLMGTKFTVYDNGTNPCKNPGALLEESNTRQELAAICYETNVLGFKGPRKMTVIIPGMNMNFERLPVRPQNEQESLLSRWQNHSLENLIELHNKAPVWNDDTQSYVLNFHGRVTQASVKNFQIVHDNDPDYIVMQFGRVAEDVFTLDYNYPMCALQAFAIGLSSFDSKLACE; from the exons ATGTATGAA AGGGCACTGCTGGAGCAGAAGCAGCGGCAAAAACGTCAGCAACATTTGATGGTCCAGCCCAACACAGAGGTTCGCCCCCGGCGTTCCAGGGCACGGCGTGGTGAAGAGCAAGCCCCGCTAGTCGAATCTCAACTCAATGTCACCAATGATGTCATAATAGATG GTATTGATGGCCCAGCAGCCTTCCTGAGCTCAGAACCTCCTGATATAGGAATGAAAATTCAAATCCTGTCAGTGAGCCAGTCCCAGTCTCAGTCCCAGCCTGAGTCTCAGTCCCAATCCCCTGCTGCTGAAGAGCCTGAGAGAGACGGAGACACTGAGACGCTGCTGGAGCCCAAGACAGATATCCACGAACTGCTCCAGAAGCAAG GTCTCTGCGAAAGCATGAACTTTGATGAAGCCAGTGAGCACGAGGAAGACTTGGAGGAAGAACGGACCCGTTCTCGGTCCTCTCACACAGACAGCAACAGGCCTGCCTCAGCTACTAGTGGCAAGGACATTCCT GATCTGGTTACCCCAGGATCACCCACAGCGGAAAACTTACTAGCCGATGTGGCGAATCTGGAGGAGTTTGTGTTACGCCCAGCACCACGTGGCGTCACAGTCAAATGCCGAATCACCCGTGACAAGAAGGGTATGGACCGCGGCCTCTACCCCACTTACTACATGCACATGGAGAAAGAGGATTGCAAGAAG GTGTTTCTGCTGGCaggaagaaagaggaagaagagtaaGACATCCAACTACCTTATTTCAGTGGATGCTACCGACCTGTCACGAGAGGGAGAGAGCTTTATAGGTAAACTCAG ATCCAACCTCATGGGCACTAAATTCACAGTGTACGACAACGGGACCAATCCGTGTAAAAACCCCGGGGCTCTGCTGGAAGAAAGCAACACACGACAGGAACTGGCTGCCATCTGCTAT GAAACCAATGTGCTGGGATTCAAAGGACCACGCAAAATGACTGTAATCATCCCTGGCATGAACATGAACTTTGAGAGGCTCCCTGTAAGGCCCCAAAAT GAGCAGGAGAGTCTCCTGAGCAGGTGGCAAAACCATTCGCTTGAAAATCTGATCGAGCTGCACAACAAGGCACCCGTATGGAACGATGACACCCAGTCTTATGTGCTAAATTTCCATGGCCGTGTGACTCAGGCATCAGTCAAAAACTTCCAAATAGTTCATGATAATGACC CCGACTACATTGTTATGCAGTTTGGTAGAGTTGCTGAAGACGTCTTCACTCTGGACTACAACTATCCCATGTGCGCTCTTCAGGCGTTTGCCATTGGCCTGTCGAGCTTCGACAGCAAGCTGGCCTGTGAATAG
- the tulp3 gene encoding tubby-related protein 3 isoform X3: protein MERRALLEQKQRQKRQQHLMVQPNTEVRPRRSRARRGEEQAPLVESQLNVTNDVIIDGIDGPAAFLSSEPPDIGMKIQILSVSQSQSQSQPESQSQSPAAEEPERDGDTETLLEPKTDIHELLQKQGLCESMNFDEASEHEEDLEEERTRSRSSHTDSNRPASATSGKDIPDLVTPGSPTAENLLADVANLEEFVLRPAPRGVTVKCRITRDKKGMDRGLYPTYYMHMEKEDCKKVFLLAGRKRKKSKTSNYLISVDATDLSREGESFIGKLRSNLMGTKFTVYDNGTNPCKNPGALLEESNTRQELAAICYETNVLGFKGPRKMTVIIPGMNMNFERLPVRPQNEQESLLSRWQNHSLENLIELHNKAPVWNDDTQSYVLNFHGRVTQASVKNFQIVHDNDPDYIVMQFGRVAEDVFTLDYNYPMCALQAFAIGLSSFDSKLACE from the exons ATGGAACGG AGGGCACTGCTGGAGCAGAAGCAGCGGCAAAAACGTCAGCAACATTTGATGGTCCAGCCCAACACAGAGGTTCGCCCCCGGCGTTCCAGGGCACGGCGTGGTGAAGAGCAAGCCCCGCTAGTCGAATCTCAACTCAATGTCACCAATGATGTCATAATAGATG GTATTGATGGCCCAGCAGCCTTCCTGAGCTCAGAACCTCCTGATATAGGAATGAAAATTCAAATCCTGTCAGTGAGCCAGTCCCAGTCTCAGTCCCAGCCTGAGTCTCAGTCCCAATCCCCTGCTGCTGAAGAGCCTGAGAGAGACGGAGACACTGAGACGCTGCTGGAGCCCAAGACAGATATCCACGAACTGCTCCAGAAGCAAG GTCTCTGCGAAAGCATGAACTTTGATGAAGCCAGTGAGCACGAGGAAGACTTGGAGGAAGAACGGACCCGTTCTCGGTCCTCTCACACAGACAGCAACAGGCCTGCCTCAGCTACTAGTGGCAAGGACATTCCT GATCTGGTTACCCCAGGATCACCCACAGCGGAAAACTTACTAGCCGATGTGGCGAATCTGGAGGAGTTTGTGTTACGCCCAGCACCACGTGGCGTCACAGTCAAATGCCGAATCACCCGTGACAAGAAGGGTATGGACCGCGGCCTCTACCCCACTTACTACATGCACATGGAGAAAGAGGATTGCAAGAAG GTGTTTCTGCTGGCaggaagaaagaggaagaagagtaaGACATCCAACTACCTTATTTCAGTGGATGCTACCGACCTGTCACGAGAGGGAGAGAGCTTTATAGGTAAACTCAG ATCCAACCTCATGGGCACTAAATTCACAGTGTACGACAACGGGACCAATCCGTGTAAAAACCCCGGGGCTCTGCTGGAAGAAAGCAACACACGACAGGAACTGGCTGCCATCTGCTAT GAAACCAATGTGCTGGGATTCAAAGGACCACGCAAAATGACTGTAATCATCCCTGGCATGAACATGAACTTTGAGAGGCTCCCTGTAAGGCCCCAAAAT GAGCAGGAGAGTCTCCTGAGCAGGTGGCAAAACCATTCGCTTGAAAATCTGATCGAGCTGCACAACAAGGCACCCGTATGGAACGATGACACCCAGTCTTATGTGCTAAATTTCCATGGCCGTGTGACTCAGGCATCAGTCAAAAACTTCCAAATAGTTCATGATAATGACC CCGACTACATTGTTATGCAGTTTGGTAGAGTTGCTGAAGACGTCTTCACTCTGGACTACAACTATCCCATGTGCGCTCTTCAGGCGTTTGCCATTGGCCTGTCGAGCTTCGACAGCAAGCTGGCCTGTGAATAG
- the trim35-14 gene encoding E3 ubiquitin-protein ligase TRIM35 produces the protein MAGKLYLPELDLTCAVCCEIFRDPVVLKCSHSFCASCLQQYWSRQRRNRDCPLCRTQSVDDPVPSLTLKNLCESYTHESEEPEETAEELPGEPGELCPHHGERLKLYCLSDKVPICVVCHTSRKHKQHECCPVSEAIVDVKEKMKSALSSLQEKREAFDKMKKNYEDTVTYIQVQARFVERRTHEEFEKLHNFLHAEENARMEALKREEEEKSEEMKQKVEEIERKMASVSESIRVLEEEMALEGISVLHNSKRTLLSADCPVEDPVMPPGALIDVAKHVGSLMFYVWEKMHKIAKYTPVTLDPNTAAPWLILSDDLTSVCDSDEKQKLPDNPERFDPDTGVLGSEGFTSGRRTWDVNVGDNTAWVVGVAKESVQRKEKVSSVQKNGYLCVYFYHKMYFAGTSPLTRLNLKRNPQKIRVQLDCDKGKVSFYDAHNNTHIYTFKQAISEKVFPYFWVGCQQCPLTVEPMEVALSVIESAT, from the exons ATGGCAGGGAAGCTCTATCTCCCTGAGTTGGACCTCACTTGTGCCGTGTGCTGCGAAATCTTCAGAGACCCAGTGGTCCTCAAGTGCAGCCACAGCTTCTGTGCATCCTGCCTGCAGCAGTACTGGAGTCGACAGAGACGAAACCGTGACTGTCCTCTGTGCAGAACCCAGAGTGTGGATGATCCCGTTCCTAGTCTCACCCTGAAGAACCTGTGTGAATCTTATACACATGAGAGCGAGGAGCCGGAGGAGACAGCGGAGGAGCTGCCCGGTGAACCAGGGGAGTTGTGCCCTCATCATGGGGAGAGGCTCAAGCTGTATTGCCTGTCAGATAAGGTGCCTATCTGTGTTGTCTGCCACACCTCAAGAAAACACAAGCAGCACGAATGTTGTCCTGTCAGTGAGGCGATTGTGGATGTGAAG GAGAAAATGAAGTCCGCTCTCAGCTCACTGCAGGAGAAGAGGGAGGCGTTtgacaaaatgaaaaagaactATGAAGACACTGTGACCTACATTCAG GTCCAGGCTCGATTTGTGGAAAGGCGAACCCATGAGGAGTTTGAAAAACTTCACAACTTCCTTCACGCTGAAGAGAACGCCAGGATGGAAGCGCTGAAgcgggaggaagaggagaagagcgAAGAGATGAAGCAGAAGGTTGaagaaatagaaagaaaaatggcatcTGTGTCCGAATCCATCAGAGTTTTGGAGGAGGAGATGGCTTTGGAGGGCATCTCAGTCCTTCAT AACAGTAAGAGGACTCTGTTAAG TGCTGATTGTCCTGTTGAAGATCCCGTTATGCCTCCAGGAGCACTCATAGACGTGGCCAAACATGTTGGCTCTTTGATGTTTTATGTGTGGGAGAAGATGCATAAAATTGCCAAATACA CTCCAGTAACTCTGGATCCCAACACTGCTGCCCCATGGCTCATTCTGTCAGATGACCTCACCAGCGTCTGTGACAGCGATGAGAAACAGAAGCTCCCAGACAACCCGGAGAGGTTCGACCCCGACACCGGTGTGCTGGGCTCGGAGGGCTTCACCTCAGGAAGGCGTACCTGGGATGTGAATGTGGGAGATAACACTGCGTGGGTTGTCGGCGTGGCTAAAGAATCTGTCCAGAGGAAAGAGAAAGTGTCTTCGGTCCAGAAAAACGGCTACCTGTGTGTGTACTTCTACCACAAGATGTACTTTGCGGGTACCTCTCCTTTAACGCGACTAAACCTGAAAAGGAACCCGCAGAAGATCAGAGTGCAGCTGGACTGTGACAAGGGCAAGGTTTCTTTCTATGACGCgcacaacaacacacatatcTACACCTTCAAACAGGCCATCAGTGAGAAAGTCTTTCCTTACTTCTGGGTCGGTTGTCAGCAATGTCCTTTGACGGTTGAACCAATGGAAGTTGCCCTGAGTGTAATTGAAAGTGCAACTTAG
- the tulp3 gene encoding tubby-related protein 3 isoform X1 produces MDTVKTEGSQPAYSRWSYRPSSSASFSSNTTASGVENDSSSLMQQKLEKQRALLEQKQRQKRQQHLMVQPNTEVRPRRSRARRGEEQAPLVESQLNVTNDVIIDGIDGPAAFLSSEPPDIGMKIQILSVSQSQSQSQPESQSQSPAAEEPERDGDTETLLEPKTDIHELLQKQGLCESMNFDEASEHEEDLEEERTRSRSSHTDSNRPASATSGKDIPDLVTPGSPTAENLLADVANLEEFVLRPAPRGVTVKCRITRDKKGMDRGLYPTYYMHMEKEDCKKVFLLAGRKRKKSKTSNYLISVDATDLSREGESFIGKLRSNLMGTKFTVYDNGTNPCKNPGALLEESNTRQELAAICYETNVLGFKGPRKMTVIIPGMNMNFERLPVRPQNEQESLLSRWQNHSLENLIELHNKAPVWNDDTQSYVLNFHGRVTQASVKNFQIVHDNDPDYIVMQFGRVAEDVFTLDYNYPMCALQAFAIGLSSFDSKLACE; encoded by the exons ATGGACACTGTAAAGACCGAGGGATCTCAGCCTGCGTACAGTCGCTGGTCATACAG ACCTTCCAGTTCTGCCAGCTTCTCGTCTAACACAACAGCCAG TGGTGTTGAAAATGACAGCAGCAGTCTTATGCAACAGAAGCTGGAAAAACAG AGGGCACTGCTGGAGCAGAAGCAGCGGCAAAAACGTCAGCAACATTTGATGGTCCAGCCCAACACAGAGGTTCGCCCCCGGCGTTCCAGGGCACGGCGTGGTGAAGAGCAAGCCCCGCTAGTCGAATCTCAACTCAATGTCACCAATGATGTCATAATAGATG GTATTGATGGCCCAGCAGCCTTCCTGAGCTCAGAACCTCCTGATATAGGAATGAAAATTCAAATCCTGTCAGTGAGCCAGTCCCAGTCTCAGTCCCAGCCTGAGTCTCAGTCCCAATCCCCTGCTGCTGAAGAGCCTGAGAGAGACGGAGACACTGAGACGCTGCTGGAGCCCAAGACAGATATCCACGAACTGCTCCAGAAGCAAG GTCTCTGCGAAAGCATGAACTTTGATGAAGCCAGTGAGCACGAGGAAGACTTGGAGGAAGAACGGACCCGTTCTCGGTCCTCTCACACAGACAGCAACAGGCCTGCCTCAGCTACTAGTGGCAAGGACATTCCT GATCTGGTTACCCCAGGATCACCCACAGCGGAAAACTTACTAGCCGATGTGGCGAATCTGGAGGAGTTTGTGTTACGCCCAGCACCACGTGGCGTCACAGTCAAATGCCGAATCACCCGTGACAAGAAGGGTATGGACCGCGGCCTCTACCCCACTTACTACATGCACATGGAGAAAGAGGATTGCAAGAAG GTGTTTCTGCTGGCaggaagaaagaggaagaagagtaaGACATCCAACTACCTTATTTCAGTGGATGCTACCGACCTGTCACGAGAGGGAGAGAGCTTTATAGGTAAACTCAG ATCCAACCTCATGGGCACTAAATTCACAGTGTACGACAACGGGACCAATCCGTGTAAAAACCCCGGGGCTCTGCTGGAAGAAAGCAACACACGACAGGAACTGGCTGCCATCTGCTAT GAAACCAATGTGCTGGGATTCAAAGGACCACGCAAAATGACTGTAATCATCCCTGGCATGAACATGAACTTTGAGAGGCTCCCTGTAAGGCCCCAAAAT GAGCAGGAGAGTCTCCTGAGCAGGTGGCAAAACCATTCGCTTGAAAATCTGATCGAGCTGCACAACAAGGCACCCGTATGGAACGATGACACCCAGTCTTATGTGCTAAATTTCCATGGCCGTGTGACTCAGGCATCAGTCAAAAACTTCCAAATAGTTCATGATAATGACC CCGACTACATTGTTATGCAGTTTGGTAGAGTTGCTGAAGACGTCTTCACTCTGGACTACAACTATCCCATGTGCGCTCTTCAGGCGTTTGCCATTGGCCTGTCGAGCTTCGACAGCAAGCTGGCCTGTGAATAG